The DNA segment TGTGATGCAGCGCCAACTTGAAACCCGGCGCGTATTGGTTGTTGGTCATGGTCTTGCCGCGATGTTGCAAAAACCAATTGCCGGCGGCCCCGCCCGCTATCACGTCTACAACCTTGTCTAGCGGCAATTGCTGCGCGGCGGCGAACGCCAAGGCTTCGGTCACGGCCTGATTGATGCCGGCGCACATGATTTGGTTAACCGCCTTGCAAGCCTGGCCGGCACTAACGCCGCCCATGTGTTCGATCCGCGCGGTCATCGCGGTCAATACCGGCCGCACCCGCTCCAGTACTCCCGCGTCGCCGCCGACCATCATTGCCAAAGTGCCGTTTCTGGCGCCTTCTACGCCGCCGGATACCGGCGCGTCCAGAAATTCCGCTTGTTTTTCGCCAAGCTTTGCCGCCGCTATTCTCGCGGTCTCGCCACTGACCGTAGACATATCGACGATCACAGTCCCCGGCTTGACGCCGATGCAAACGGCATCCACCACATCGAGTACGTCTTGGTCGGCCGACACGCAAATCATTATGACTTCGGCATTGCCAGCGAGCTGTTCTATGCTACCGCAAGCCTCCGCACCCGTTTCCGCCGCCAAGGCCGCAGCTTTCTCCACAGTTCGGTTATACACCGCAGCCAAATGACCGGCCTTGGCCAGATTGCGGGCCATGCCCAGCCCCATTGCCCCCAAACCGATAAATCCCGTTTTCATCGTCTGCGCCCGTCCTGTGTCACTCTAAGGAAGCTATTTTTCCAAGTAGGTATAAGCGTTCAATCCGGCCGACAACTCCTGTTCGAAGCCGGCTTTCTGTTCTGCCGTCAACGCTGCGCCGTCCAGTTTACGCCGATAAGCCGCTTTCAGCGCCTCGGCATCGATGTGCACGTAATCAAGCAACTCGCTGACATCTTCGCCTTCCATAAAATCGCTGAAGCGGTAACCACCGGCCGCCAGTTCGACGTTGACCGAGTGGGTATCGCCGAACAGATTATGCATGTCGCCCAGGATTTCCTGATAGGCGCCGACCATGAAAAAACCGATCAAGTAATCTTCGTCATCGCCGATTGCGTGCAGCGCCAAGGTGTTGCTGATATTTTGCCGATCGACATACTGGTCGATCCTGCCGTCGGAATCGCAGGTCAAATCCTGCAATACCGCACGCCGGATTGGTTGCTCGTGTAAGCGGTGAATCGGCATGATCGGGAAGATCTGATCGATGCCCCAAATATCCGGCATCGACTGAAACAGCGAGAAA comes from the Methylomonas sp. EFPC3 genome and includes:
- a CDS encoding NAD(P)-dependent oxidoreductase, producing MKTGFIGLGAMGLGMARNLAKAGHLAAVYNRTVEKAAALAAETGAEACGSIEQLAGNAEVIMICVSADQDVLDVVDAVCIGVKPGTVIVDMSTVSGETARIAAAKLGEKQAEFLDAPVSGGVEGARNGTLAMMVGGDAGVLERVRPVLTAMTARIEHMGGVSAGQACKAVNQIMCAGINQAVTEALAFAAAQQLPLDKVVDVIAGGAAGNWFLQHRGKTMTNNQYAPGFKLALHHKDLLIAERMAAQVGLTCPLTAATLADYAKLMAEGYGDEDISALYRLKQQ